A single region of the Brachypodium distachyon strain Bd21 chromosome 3, Brachypodium_distachyon_v3.0, whole genome shotgun sequence genome encodes:
- the LOC100841656 gene encoding homeobox-leucine zipper protein HOX5 produces MDPGRVVFDSGLARMAAPGGGRAQMLLFGGASNTGGFFRGVPGMDDERVVSNKRPFFTTHEELLEEEYYDEQAQEKKRRLTAEQVQMLERSFGEENKLEPERKTELARRLGMAPRQVAVWFQNRRARWKNKQLEQDFDRLKAAYDALAADHHGLLSDNDRLRAQVISLTDKLEGNETSPSATATMAQEVDQPDDHTVGATATVPAQQLKEDILSSGTNDSSSPVVINIAEVTNHSGESAYIARDYGCTGQYGVGALSSEEEDGGAVSDEGCSFHLPDAILGPGLVHNVTEEEVQLGNWTSWFWNE; encoded by the exons ATGGATCCCGGACGCGTCGTGTTCGATTCCGGCTTGGCGCGGATGGCTgcccctggcggcggccgcgcgcagatgctgctcttCGGCGGCGCCAGCAACACCGGCGGTTTCTTCCGAG GTGTTCCGGGCATGGATGACGAGCGGGTTGTTAGCAACAAGCGCCCCTTCTTCACGACGCACGAGGAGCTCCTGGAGGAGGAGTACTACGACGAGCAGGCGCAGGAGAAGAAGCGCCGCCTGACGGCCGAGCAGGTGCAGATGCTGGAGAGGAGCTTCGGGGAGGAGAACAAGCTCGAGCCGGAGCGGAAGACCGAGCTGGCGCGGCGGCTGGGGATGGCGCCGCGGCAGGTGGCCGTGTGGTTCCAGAACCGCCGCGCGAGGTGGAAGAACAAGCAGCTCGAGCAGGACTTCGACCGCCTCAAGGCTGCGTAcgacgcgctcgccgccgaccaccACGGCCTCCTCTCCGATAATGACCGCCTCCGGGCTCAG GTGATCTCACTGACGGACAAGCTGGAAGGAAATGAGACATCACCATCAGCAACTGCCACCATGGCGCAAGAGGTTGATCAGCCAGACGATCACACTGTGGGAGCGACTGCAACAGTGCCGGCCCAGCAGCTCAAAGAAGACATCCTCAGCAGTGGCACCAACGACAGCAGCAGCCCTGTGGTGATCAACATTGCCGAGGTCACCAACCATAGCGGTGAGTCGGCCTATATCGCCAGGGATTATGGCTGCACTGGGCAGTATGGCGTTGGTGCTCTCTCATCGGaagaggaggacggcggcgcagtCAGCGACGAGGGTTGCAGCTTCCACTTACCGGACGCTATCTTGGGCCCCGGGCTAGTCCATAATGTcaccgaggaggaggtgcagcTGGGCAACTGGACCTCCTGGTTCTGGAATGAGTGA
- the LOC100823178 gene encoding cytochrome P450 87A3 isoform X1, which translates to MPVEHALRMPAGSVPVAIMLCFALVVALLMIHMAFRWNSGRRPCKATGARLLLPPGSRGFPFIGESFQFFAGSASLELLPFLKRRLDRYGPIFRTNLLGEDLIVSLDQELNNLVFQQEEKLFQIWYPESLMRILGADCIIATLGSFHKHLRTLVLRLFGPENLRLVLLQDVQRTAQASLLSWLDQPSIEAKEATSSMIFSVTAKRLISYDSSNSDGKLWKQFDAFLRGLLAFPLYIPGTAFYKCMQGRKNVMRVLRELLEERKKAPRRESTDFIDLLIEDLKEEEHLMNERVALDLLFLLLFAGFETTSSGITAALRFLTDDPKALQELTEEHDNIRKRRADPDSEITWEEYKSMKFTSHVIHEALRLGNIAPVMFRKAKEDVHIKGYTIPKGSKVMVSPSSVHFDPTVYKDPNAFNPWRWKMESYQGRNHGTCPWTTVSRWVSHPTSPKSLMRGS; encoded by the exons ATGCCCGTTGAGCACGCATTGAGAATGCCGGCGGGGAGCGTACCTGTGGCCATAATGCTTTGTTTTGCTCTGGTGGTGGCCTTGCTGATGATTCATATGGCGTTTAGATGGAACAGCGGTAGGCGCCCATGCAAGGCAACAGGGgcgaggctgctgctgccgccggggTCGAGGGGTTTCCCCTTCATTGGCGAGTCGTTCCAGTTCTTCGCCGGGAGCGCATCGCTGGAGCTGCTCCCATTCTTGAAGCGACGTCTGGACAG GTACGGCCCAATCTTCAGGACGAACCTGCTGGGCGAAGACCTGATCGTGTCCCTAGACCAAGAGCTGAACAACCTGGTGTTCCAGCAAGAAGAGAAGCTGTTCCAGATCTGGTACCCGGAGTCGCTCATGAGAATCCTGGGAGCCGACTGCATCATCGCGACGCTGGGCTCTTTCCACAAGCACCTCAGGACTCTGGTCCTTCGCCTCTTCGGCCCTGAGAACCTCAGGCTCGTCCTGCTCCAGGACGTGCAGCGGACGGCCCAGGCCAGCCTGCTCTCCTGGCTCGATCAGCCCAGCATCGAAGCCAAAGAGGCCACCTCAAGT ATGATATTCAGCGTTACGGCGAAGAGGTTAATCAGCTACGACTCATCAAACTCAGACGGGAAGCTGTGGAAGCAATTCGATGCGTTTCTTCGGGGACTACTAGCATTCCCTCTATACATTCCTGGCACTGCATTCTACAAATGCATGCAG GGACGGAAGAATGTAATGAGAGTTTTAAGGGAATTGCtcgaggagaggaagaaggcacCACGTCGGGAGAGCACTGACTTTATTGATCTCCTGATAGAGGATTTAAAGGAGGAGGAACATTTGATGAACGAGAGAGTTGCTTTGGATTTGCTCTTCTTGCTGCTCTTCGCCGGCTTCGAGACCACGTCGTCCGGGATAACTGCAGCACTCAGGTTCCTGACCGACGATCCCAAGGCCCTGCAGGAACTAACA GAGGAGCACGACAACATCCGGAAAAGAAGGGCGGATCCGGACTCTGAAATCACATGGGAGGAATACAAGTCCATGAAATTTACATCTCAT GTTATACACGAAGCATTAAGGCTGGGTAACATCGCCCCCGTGATGTTTAGAAAAGCCAAAGAGGATGTTCATATAAAAG GTTACACTATCCCAAAAGGATCAAAGGTCATGGTTAGTCCTTCTAGTGTTCACTTCGATCCGACAGTTTACAAGGATCCCAATGCGTTCAATCCTTGGAGGTGGAAG ATGGAAAGCTATCAAGGGAGGAACCATGGTACTTGCCCCTGGACTACAGTTTCCCGGTGGGTTTCACATCCAACTTCTCCCAAGAGCTTGATGCGAGGTTCTTGA
- the LOC100822870 gene encoding U-box domain-containing protein 19, with the protein MQPHERRAAPGRRMLALPAVCPCEAIQPGPLLASLLTLVADVSGRDASAFPALRRGAGDAVRIAGVLLAFLEEISESAALPVAAVLGLSELHVATQKLRFLLADCARKGARLWVLMNAELVASELRFVLGSVATAMDVLPADVAAASVEAEELARLVSEQAWCAARVRPDADDARAAWSVRSMLAQFKGGATPDAEDARMVLGRVGITSWWLCAEEAAFLEAELMERLEDGREDDNDLVLISGLMAFLVYCRVVLFDRVDSKNAPAAASQDSPAAASCGATWTGSQDALLCPITLELMSDPVTVSTGQTYDRASIKRWVKSGCRTCPVTGERLRSAELVPNLAARGIIEQLLLSRNALHEPPSNKHRNAVDKTVAAFGPAAAGGVRLAAAFLVSRLSRGNGTSTTTEEQRKATQEVRKLAKRNVFHRACLVDAGAVPWLLHLLSSPDASVQENAVASLLNLSKHPAGRAALVEAGGLGLVVDAVNVAAKAEARQNAAAVLFYLSSNGSENYCQEISRIPEAIPTLVCLMREGAYRGRKNALVSLYGVLQNSSNNSQRSSVSVGKAVSAGAVGVLAGLVLSGSGDREDLASDAVALLARIAEQPAGASAVLAIPELVEGLVGFLGACASRSGKDHCVALLASLCRHGGDGVVALMGKMPALMPALYALVAEGGGVGAKRARWLVNEIHRVYDQRQLPAVAQPAGDRAIRVQHTNFVS; encoded by the coding sequence ATGCAGCCGCACGAGCGTCGAGCGGCGCCGGGCCGCCGGATGCTGGCGCTGCCGGCGGTGTGCCCGTGCGAGGCAATTCAGCCGGGCCCGCTGCTGGCATCTCTCCTCACCCTCGTAGCCGACGTCTCCGGCCGCGACGCCTCCGCGTTCCCCGCCCTCCGTCGaggcgccggcgacgccgtgcGCATCGCCGGCGTCCTCCTCGCGTTCCTCGAGGAGATCAGCGAGTCTGCCGCGCTTCCCGTTGCAGCGGTGCTCGGCCTGTCCGAGCTGCACGTGGCGACGCAGAAGCTCCGGTTCCTGCTCGCGGACTGCGCGAGGAAAGGGGCGAGGCTGTGGGTGCTGATGAACGCCGAGCTGGTCGCCTCCGAGCTCCGCTTCGTCCTCGGCTCCGTGGCCACGGCCATGGACGTGCTCCCAGCGGACGTGGCCGCGGCGTCCGTCGAAGCCGAGGAGCTCGCAAGGCTCGTGTCCGAGCAGGCCTGGTGCGCGGCCAGGGTGCGTCCGGACGCcgacgacgcgcgcgcggcctGGAGCGTGCGGTCGATGCTGGCGCAGTTCAAGGGCGGCGCGACGCCGGACGCCGAGGACGCGCGGATGGTGCTGGGCCGCGTCGGGATCACGAGCTGGTGGCTCTGCGCCGAGGAGGCGGCTTTCCTGGAGGCGGAGCTCATGGAGCGGCTGGAGGATGGCCGCGAGGACGACAACGACCTCGTCCTCATCAGCGGCCTCATGGCGTTCCTCGTCTACTGCCGCGTCGTCCTCTTCGACCGCGTGGATTCCAAGAACGCGCCGGCTGCTGCGAGCCAGGATTCGCCGGCTGCTGCCAGCTGCGGCGCGACGTGGACGGGCAGCCAGGACGCGCTGCTGTGCCCGATCACCCTGGAGCTGATGAGCGACCCGGTGACGGTGTCCACGGGGCAGACGTACGACCGCGCGTCCATCAAACGGTGGGTCAAGAGCGGGTGCCGGACGTGCCCCGTGACCGGCGAGAGGCTCCGCAGCGCCGAGCTCGTGCCGAACCTCGCCGCGCGCGGCATCATCGAGCAGCTCCTCCTCAGCCGCAACGCGCTCCACGAGCCGCCGAGCAACAAGCACCGGAACGCGGTCGACAAGACGGTGGCCGCGTTCGGccctgccgcggccggcggggtGCGCCTCGCAGCCGCGTTCCTCGTCTCCAGGCTCTCCCGTGGCAATGGCACGAGCACAACAACGGAGGAGCAGAGGAAGGCGACGCAGGAGGTCCGGAAGCTGGCGAAGCGCAACGTGTTCCACCGGGCCTGCCTcgtggacgccggcgccgTTCCCTGGCTGCTCCACCTGCTGTCCTCGCCGGACGCGTCCGTGCAGGAGAACGCCGTGGCGAGCCTGCTGAACCTGTCCAAGCACCCGGCCGGGCGGGCCGCGTTGGTGGAGGCCGGCGGGCTGGGCCTGGTCGTGGACGCCGTCAACGTGGCCGCCAAGGCTGAGGCGCGGCAGAACGCGGCGGCAGTCCTCTTCTACCTCTCCTCCAACGGCAGCGAGAACTACTGCCAGGAGATCAGCCGCATCCCGGAGGCCATCCCTACATTAGTCTGCCTCATGCGGGAAGGCGCCTACCGCGGGCGCAAGAACGCGCTCGTGAGCCTCTACGGCGTGCTCCAGAACAGCAGCAATAATAGCCAGAGAAGCAGCGTCAGCGTTGGCAAGGCGGTGTcggccggcgccgtgggcgtTCTCGCGGGCCTCGtcctctccggctccggcgaccgCGAAGACCTGGCCAGCGACGCCGTGGCGCTGCTGGCGAGGAtcgccgagcagccggcggGCGCGAGTGCCGTGCTGGCGATCCCGGAGCTCGTGGAGGGACTCGTGGGCTTCCTGGGCGCGTGCGCGTCGAGGTCGGGGAAGGACCACTGCGTGGCGCTGCTGGCCTCGCTGTGCCGGCACGGAGGGGACGGCGTCGTGGCCCTGATGGGGAAGATGCCGGCGCTGATGCCGGCGCTTTACGCGCTCGTCGCTGAGGGCGGCGGTGTCGGGGCCAAGAGGGCGAGGTGGCTCGTCAACGAGATCCACCGGGTGTACGACCAGCGTCAGCTGCCGGCGGTCGCGCAGCCGGCCGGTGACCGTGCCATTCGCGTCCAGCACACGAACTTTGTGTCCTAA
- the LOC100823178 gene encoding cytochrome P450 87A3 isoform X2 has protein sequence MPVEHALRMPAGSVPVAIMLCFALVVALLMIHMAFRWNSGRRPCKATGARLLLPPGSRGFPFIGESFQFFAGSASLELLPFLKRRLDRYGPIFRTNLLGEDLIVSLDQELNNLVFQQEEKLFQIWYPESLMRILGADCIIATLGSFHKHLRTLVLRLFGPENLRLVLLQDVQRTAQASLLSWLDQPSIEAKEATSSMIFSVTAKRLISYDSSNSDGKLWKQFDAFLRGLLAFPLYIPGTAFYKCMQGRKNVMRVLRELLEERKKAPRRESTDFIDLLIEDLKEEEHLMNERVALDLLFLLLFAGFETTSSGITAALRFLTDDPKALQELTEEHDNIRKRRADPDSEITWEEYKSMKFTSHVTLSQKDQRSWLVLLVFTSIRQFTRIPMRSILGGGRILQNQLVAPPRNLWPLEAVCGYVLVLTLLSCKWLSSFIA, from the exons ATGCCCGTTGAGCACGCATTGAGAATGCCGGCGGGGAGCGTACCTGTGGCCATAATGCTTTGTTTTGCTCTGGTGGTGGCCTTGCTGATGATTCATATGGCGTTTAGATGGAACAGCGGTAGGCGCCCATGCAAGGCAACAGGGgcgaggctgctgctgccgccggggTCGAGGGGTTTCCCCTTCATTGGCGAGTCGTTCCAGTTCTTCGCCGGGAGCGCATCGCTGGAGCTGCTCCCATTCTTGAAGCGACGTCTGGACAG GTACGGCCCAATCTTCAGGACGAACCTGCTGGGCGAAGACCTGATCGTGTCCCTAGACCAAGAGCTGAACAACCTGGTGTTCCAGCAAGAAGAGAAGCTGTTCCAGATCTGGTACCCGGAGTCGCTCATGAGAATCCTGGGAGCCGACTGCATCATCGCGACGCTGGGCTCTTTCCACAAGCACCTCAGGACTCTGGTCCTTCGCCTCTTCGGCCCTGAGAACCTCAGGCTCGTCCTGCTCCAGGACGTGCAGCGGACGGCCCAGGCCAGCCTGCTCTCCTGGCTCGATCAGCCCAGCATCGAAGCCAAAGAGGCCACCTCAAGT ATGATATTCAGCGTTACGGCGAAGAGGTTAATCAGCTACGACTCATCAAACTCAGACGGGAAGCTGTGGAAGCAATTCGATGCGTTTCTTCGGGGACTACTAGCATTCCCTCTATACATTCCTGGCACTGCATTCTACAAATGCATGCAG GGACGGAAGAATGTAATGAGAGTTTTAAGGGAATTGCtcgaggagaggaagaaggcacCACGTCGGGAGAGCACTGACTTTATTGATCTCCTGATAGAGGATTTAAAGGAGGAGGAACATTTGATGAACGAGAGAGTTGCTTTGGATTTGCTCTTCTTGCTGCTCTTCGCCGGCTTCGAGACCACGTCGTCCGGGATAACTGCAGCACTCAGGTTCCTGACCGACGATCCCAAGGCCCTGCAGGAACTAACA GAGGAGCACGACAACATCCGGAAAAGAAGGGCGGATCCGGACTCTGAAATCACATGGGAGGAATACAAGTCCATGAAATTTACATCTCAT GTTACACTATCCCAAAAGGATCAAAGGTCATGGTTAGTCCTTCTAGTGTTCACTTCGATCCGACAGTTTACAAGGATCCCAATGCGTTCAATCCTTGGAGGTGGAAG GATACTGCAGAACCAGTTGGTGGCGCCTCCAAGGAATTTATGGCCTTTGGAGGCGGTCTGCGGTTATGTGTTGGTGCTGACTTTGCTAAGCTGCAAATGGCTATCTTCCTTCATTGCTTAG
- the LOC100823178 gene encoding cytochrome P450 87A3 isoform X3: MPVEHALRMPAGSVPVAIMLCFALVVALLMIHMAFRWNSGRRPCKATGARLLLPPGSRGFPFIGESFQFFAGSASLELLPFLKRRLDRYGPIFRTNLLGEDLIVSLDQELNNLVFQQEEKLFQIWYPESLMRILGADCIIATLGSFHKHLRTLVLRLFGPENLRLVLLQDVQRTAQASLLSWLDQPSIEAKEATSSMIFSVTAKRLISYDSSNSDGKLWKQFDAFLRGLLAFPLYIPGTAFYKCMQGRKNVMRVLRELLEERKKAPRRESTDFIDLLIEDLKEEEHLMNERVALDLLFLLLFAGFETTSSGITAALRFLTDDPKALQELTEEHDNIRKRRADPDSEITWEEYKSMKFTSHVTLSQKDQRSWLVLLVFTSIRQFTRIPMRSILGGGRWKAIKGGTMVLAPGLQFPGGFHIQLLPRA, from the exons ATGCCCGTTGAGCACGCATTGAGAATGCCGGCGGGGAGCGTACCTGTGGCCATAATGCTTTGTTTTGCTCTGGTGGTGGCCTTGCTGATGATTCATATGGCGTTTAGATGGAACAGCGGTAGGCGCCCATGCAAGGCAACAGGGgcgaggctgctgctgccgccggggTCGAGGGGTTTCCCCTTCATTGGCGAGTCGTTCCAGTTCTTCGCCGGGAGCGCATCGCTGGAGCTGCTCCCATTCTTGAAGCGACGTCTGGACAG GTACGGCCCAATCTTCAGGACGAACCTGCTGGGCGAAGACCTGATCGTGTCCCTAGACCAAGAGCTGAACAACCTGGTGTTCCAGCAAGAAGAGAAGCTGTTCCAGATCTGGTACCCGGAGTCGCTCATGAGAATCCTGGGAGCCGACTGCATCATCGCGACGCTGGGCTCTTTCCACAAGCACCTCAGGACTCTGGTCCTTCGCCTCTTCGGCCCTGAGAACCTCAGGCTCGTCCTGCTCCAGGACGTGCAGCGGACGGCCCAGGCCAGCCTGCTCTCCTGGCTCGATCAGCCCAGCATCGAAGCCAAAGAGGCCACCTCAAGT ATGATATTCAGCGTTACGGCGAAGAGGTTAATCAGCTACGACTCATCAAACTCAGACGGGAAGCTGTGGAAGCAATTCGATGCGTTTCTTCGGGGACTACTAGCATTCCCTCTATACATTCCTGGCACTGCATTCTACAAATGCATGCAG GGACGGAAGAATGTAATGAGAGTTTTAAGGGAATTGCtcgaggagaggaagaaggcacCACGTCGGGAGAGCACTGACTTTATTGATCTCCTGATAGAGGATTTAAAGGAGGAGGAACATTTGATGAACGAGAGAGTTGCTTTGGATTTGCTCTTCTTGCTGCTCTTCGCCGGCTTCGAGACCACGTCGTCCGGGATAACTGCAGCACTCAGGTTCCTGACCGACGATCCCAAGGCCCTGCAGGAACTAACA GAGGAGCACGACAACATCCGGAAAAGAAGGGCGGATCCGGACTCTGAAATCACATGGGAGGAATACAAGTCCATGAAATTTACATCTCAT GTTACACTATCCCAAAAGGATCAAAGGTCATGGTTAGTCCTTCTAGTGTTCACTTCGATCCGACAGTTTACAAGGATCCCAATGCGTTCAATCCTTGGAGGTGGAAG ATGGAAAGCTATCAAGGGAGGAACCATGGTACTTGCCCCTGGACTACAGTTTCCCGGTGGGTTTCACATCCAACTTCTCCCAAGAGCTTGA